The following coding sequences are from one Arthrobacter sp. 24S4-2 window:
- a CDS encoding DUF4032 domain-containing protein, producing the protein MTEDSNAQWHDEPTDYGQIGKLPRFEAASANDAKSSNVSSNLSITAAAADPELLDLPWHIALEDWPAEYLAALPRGISRHIVRFAHLGGSVIAIKETSEHVARHEYHMLRKLARLDVPCVEPVAVITGRTTPDGRPLNPVLVTRHLKFSMPYRALFSQMLRKDTLTRLIDAQALLMVRLHLIGFYWGDVSLSNTLFRRDAGAFAAYLVDAETGELYPDLSTGQREYDLEIARVNIAGELMDLLDGGLIEEKVDPVATSELIMDSYRRLWTELTEKESFEIGERWRVAARIRKLNELGFDVEEYAIKTTQNGSTIQLQPKVVDAGHHQRRLLRLTGLDAQENQARRLLNDMDSFRADNNPTMDEEYSAHLWVSQIFEPIVRSIPRDLSGKLEPAEAVHEVLEHRWYMSEKQERHIPLAEAVQSYIDSILRHRRDEAAIMLNPDTGLLKILEVETEQSRYGDEDIDEYPDADD; encoded by the coding sequence ATGACCGAGGACAGTAACGCCCAATGGCACGACGAACCCACCGACTACGGCCAGATCGGCAAACTGCCTCGGTTTGAAGCGGCCAGCGCCAACGACGCCAAGAGTTCCAACGTCTCCAGCAACCTGAGCATCACGGCCGCCGCGGCTGATCCGGAGCTCCTGGACCTGCCGTGGCACATCGCCCTGGAGGACTGGCCGGCTGAATACCTGGCCGCGCTCCCCCGCGGTATTTCCCGCCACATTGTGCGCTTCGCCCACCTCGGCGGCTCCGTGATCGCCATCAAGGAAACGTCGGAACACGTGGCCCGCCACGAGTACCACATGCTCCGCAAACTGGCGCGCCTTGATGTGCCCTGCGTTGAGCCTGTTGCTGTCATCACCGGCCGCACCACCCCGGACGGCAGGCCGCTGAACCCGGTGCTGGTAACCCGCCACCTGAAGTTCTCCATGCCCTACCGTGCGCTCTTTTCCCAGATGCTGCGCAAGGACACGCTCACCCGTCTGATTGACGCCCAGGCGCTGCTGATGGTCCGGCTGCACCTGATCGGTTTCTACTGGGGCGACGTCTCGCTCTCCAACACCCTGTTCCGCCGCGACGCCGGCGCGTTCGCCGCGTACCTGGTGGATGCCGAGACCGGCGAGCTGTACCCGGACCTGTCCACCGGCCAGCGCGAGTACGATCTCGAGATTGCCCGGGTCAACATCGCCGGTGAGCTGATGGACCTGCTGGACGGCGGCCTGATCGAAGAGAAGGTGGACCCGGTGGCCACCAGCGAACTCATCATGGACAGCTACCGGCGCCTCTGGACCGAGCTCACCGAGAAGGAATCCTTCGAGATCGGCGAACGCTGGCGTGTGGCCGCCCGGATCCGGAAGCTCAACGAGCTGGGGTTCGACGTTGAGGAATACGCCATCAAGACCACCCAGAACGGCTCCACCATCCAGCTCCAGCCCAAGGTGGTGGACGCCGGACACCACCAGCGCCGGCTACTGAGGCTTACTGGACTGGACGCCCAGGAGAACCAGGCGCGCCGCCTGCTCAACGACATGGACTCCTTCCGCGCGGATAACAACCCGACGATGGACGAGGAATACAGCGCCCACCTGTGGGTCAGCCAGATCTTCGAGCCCATTGTCCGCTCGATTCCGCGCGACCTCTCCGGCAAGCTCGAACCTGCCGAAGCCGTCCACGAGGTCCTCGAACACCGCTGGTACATGTCCGAAAAGCAGGAACGCCACATCCCGCTGGCCGAAGCCGTGCAGTCCTACATCGACTCCATCCTCCGGCACCGCCGCGACGAGGCAGCGATCATGCTCAACCCGGACAC